One segment of Candidatus Limnocylindrales bacterium DNA contains the following:
- a CDS encoding TadE/TadG family type IV pilus assembly protein, whose amino-acid sequence MFRPKRFKEQNSRGVAVLEVSMAMPFMLMTLFATVEFGRAFIIRQTLANAAGEAARVGSEASCPRPTESEVIAAATTMLEDAGLDASAASITVANAGGEPGTDVTVTIGYDVEFAVLSKLVSMFSAAGGVELSAHVEAENE is encoded by the coding sequence ATGTTTCGTCCGAAGAGGTTCAAGGAGCAGAACAGCCGCGGCGTGGCGGTCCTCGAGGTATCGATGGCCATGCCGTTCATGCTGATGACGCTGTTCGCGACTGTCGAGTTCGGCCGCGCGTTCATCATCCGGCAGACGCTTGCCAATGCGGCCGGGGAGGCGGCACGCGTCGGATCGGAGGCGAGCTGTCCGCGGCCAACCGAGAGCGAGGTCATCGCGGCGGCCACCACCATGCTGGAGGACGCCGGGCTGGACGCATCCGCGGCCAGCATCACCGTCGCCAACGCCGGCGGCGAGCCCGGCACCGACGTGACCGTCACCATCGGCTACGATGTGGAATTTGCGGTGCTGTCCAAGCTCGTTTCGATGTTCTCGGCAGCCGGCGGCGTGGAGCTGTCGGCCCACGTGGAGGCGGAGAACGAGTGA
- a CDS encoding dual specificity protein phosphatase family protein gives MSNPDPATPFPGTFWVIPQVLLAGAYPGGPTKAATEQRMKALLDCGIHSVINLMPEEEMEEIESGDHYIPYEDVLEKMGEERGVIVEIARYAIEDGNTLTEQEMELILDAIDAEIDGRDSPTLVHCSNGNGRTGMVVGCYLVRHGMAQGKEALAKIRELRASDAILAKQKSPETMTEEKFVLRWKPQR, from the coding sequence GTGAGCAATCCAGATCCAGCAACACCATTCCCCGGAACCTTTTGGGTCATTCCGCAGGTTCTGCTCGCAGGCGCCTATCCCGGCGGCCCCACCAAGGCAGCGACCGAGCAGCGCATGAAGGCGCTTCTGGATTGCGGCATCCACTCCGTCATCAACCTCATGCCCGAAGAGGAGATGGAGGAGATCGAGAGCGGCGATCACTACATTCCCTACGAGGACGTGCTCGAGAAGATGGGCGAGGAGCGCGGCGTCATCGTCGAGATCGCGCGCTACGCCATCGAGGACGGCAACACTCTGACCGAGCAGGAGATGGAGCTGATCCTGGACGCCATCGACGCCGAGATCGATGGCCGCGACAGCCCCACCCTCGTCCACTGCTCCAACGGCAACGGCCGCACCGGCATGGTCGTGGGCTGCTACCTGGTGCGGCACGGCATGGCGCAGGGCAAGGAAGCGCTGGCGAAGATCCGCGAGCTTCGCGCCTCCGACGCCATCCTGGCCAAGCAGAAGTCGCCCGAGACGATGACCGAAGAGAAGTTCGTGCTGCGCTGGAAGCCGCAGCGCTGA
- a CDS encoding AMP-binding protein, producing MRAGTWRAAFAAQGLRPGDGIALALSRGPELAPLHLAALAGGYAVVPINTAMTGPEVARVLAAARPRLVVSSRSFADAHAAQRHASSLRNDAEPHATAGARRPLEHGERPAPKVAAVEWWTEDAEPPALSDAAAARRALAPADVADDATALVIFTSGTTGAPKSVPLTHGNLRSNLQSLATLWQRSSDDRLLHVLPAHHFHGLVVALYGSLLAGNRVTLLPAFEPASTLAALRTCDIDLLMAVPTIYARLVQAEGSEGALASLRLAVSGSAPLPSALWHSVRERLGAALINRYGLTETGIITSTSPAHPRPGTVGAPLPGTTVALRTDIGRYLQREIGRASERGEICVRGPAVMPGYGNAPEANAAAFENGFFRSGDLGHFDERGDLWVDGRLKELIIVGGSNVVPGEVEAPLSAVAGVAEVVVSGVAHEDLGEVVGAFVVAAPGVVDAGELERRLREEAERTLAPYKRPRVYRFLSEIPRNATGKIDRGRLG from the coding sequence GTGCGCGCCGGCACGTGGCGGGCGGCATTTGCGGCGCAGGGGCTCCGGCCCGGCGACGGCATCGCCCTGGCGCTTTCTCGCGGGCCCGAGCTTGCGCCTCTGCACCTTGCCGCGCTGGCGGGCGGGTACGCGGTCGTCCCCATCAACACGGCAATGACGGGGCCGGAGGTCGCCCGGGTTCTTGCCGCCGCGCGTCCGCGTCTGGTGGTCTCTTCGCGATCCTTTGCCGACGCACACGCCGCGCAGCGCCACGCATCGTCCCTCAGGAACGATGCCGAGCCGCATGCGACTGCCGGCGCGCGGCGACCGCTCGAGCATGGCGAGCGGCCTGCGCCAAAGGTCGCGGCCGTGGAATGGTGGACGGAGGACGCCGAGCCACCTGCCCTTTCGGATGCGGCAGCCGCGCGCCGCGCGCTCGCTCCTGCCGACGTCGCCGACGATGCCACCGCTCTCGTCATCTTCACCTCGGGTACGACTGGAGCTCCCAAGAGCGTGCCGCTGACGCACGGCAACCTGCGCTCGAACCTGCAGTCGCTGGCCACGCTGTGGCAGCGCAGCAGCGACGACCGCCTCCTGCACGTGCTGCCCGCGCATCATTTCCATGGCCTGGTCGTGGCGCTGTACGGGTCGCTGCTGGCTGGCAATCGCGTGACCCTGTTGCCGGCGTTCGAGCCCGCCTCCACGCTGGCCGCTCTGCGCACGTGCGACATCGATCTGCTGATGGCGGTGCCGACCATCTATGCACGGCTCGTCCAGGCGGAAGGCAGCGAGGGCGCGCTGGCGAGCCTGCGCCTGGCTGTCAGCGGGTCGGCGCCGCTGCCGTCGGCGCTCTGGCACAGCGTGCGCGAGCGGCTCGGCGCCGCTCTGATCAACCGCTACGGATTGACGGAGACCGGCATCATCACGTCGACCTCGCCGGCGCATCCGCGCCCCGGCACCGTCGGTGCGCCGCTACCCGGCACCACCGTGGCCCTGCGCACCGACATCGGCCGCTACCTGCAGCGCGAGATCGGGCGCGCGAGCGAGCGCGGCGAGATCTGCGTCCGCGGCCCCGCGGTCATGCCGGGCTATGGCAACGCGCCGGAGGCGAACGCGGCGGCGTTCGAGAACGGCTTCTTTCGCAGCGGCGACCTCGGTCACTTCGATGAGCGCGGCGACCTGTGGGTCGACGGGCGCCTCAAGGAGCTCATCATCGTCGGCGGCTCCAACGTGGTTCCGGGCGAAGTCGAGGCGCCGCTGTCGGCGGTTGCCGGCGTGGCCGAAGTCGTGGTGAGCGGCGTGGCCCACGAGGATCTCGGCGAGGTCGTGGGCGCGTTCGTCGTCGCCGCTCCCGGTGTCGTCGATGCGGGCGAGCTCGAGCGGCGGCTGCGCGAGGAGGCCGAGCGCACGCTCGCCCCGTACAAGCGGCCGCGGGTATACCGCTTCCTGTCGGAGATCCCGCGCAACGCGACCGGGAAGATTGATCGCGGCCGCCTCGGCTGA
- the panD gene encoding aspartate 1-decarboxylase, with protein MLRGKIHRATITGADLEYEGSVTIDSDLLKASGIIENEAVCIWDVTNGERFETYAIEGQPGSGVVCVNGAAAHKVNVGDLIIIAAFGWMSDEEALKWKPSVVFVDDKNRAVDLGRKHEIGGQAHLKRVWG; from the coding sequence ATGCTCAGAGGCAAAATCCATCGGGCGACCATCACCGGCGCCGACTTGGAGTACGAAGGCAGCGTCACGATCGACTCCGATCTGCTCAAGGCATCCGGGATCATCGAGAACGAGGCCGTGTGCATCTGGGACGTGACCAATGGCGAGCGCTTCGAGACCTACGCCATCGAAGGCCAGCCCGGCTCCGGCGTCGTCTGCGTCAACGGCGCCGCCGCGCACAAGGTCAACGTCGGCGACCTCATCATCATCGCCGCCTTCGGGTGGATGAGCGACGAGGAGGCGCTGAAGTGGAAACCGTCGGTCGTCTTCGTCGACGACAAGAACCGCGCCGTCGACCTCGGCCGCAAGCACGAGATCGGCGGACAAGCGCACCTGAAACGAGTCTGGGGCTGA
- a CDS encoding DUF779 domain-containing protein: MPEQRVRRSGTGDILPFANHAATGTFTIDMPTIDITARAAEIVERVRAQRSGPLTFTIDGGCCEGTAPHLYEHYVLAPGAHAVAEVCAVPVYMPEAMATLYEDARVTIDVVDDPLSDAMSLETEYGVRFVLRESASGAAE; the protein is encoded by the coding sequence GTGCCTGAGCAGCGGGTACGCCGCTCGGGCACGGGCGACATCCTGCCGTTCGCGAACCACGCAGCCACCGGCACTTTCACGATCGACATGCCCACCATCGATATCACCGCCCGCGCCGCTGAGATCGTCGAGCGCGTGCGCGCGCAGCGCAGCGGCCCGCTGACGTTCACCATCGACGGCGGCTGCTGCGAAGGGACGGCGCCTCATCTGTACGAGCACTACGTGCTCGCGCCCGGCGCGCACGCCGTGGCGGAGGTCTGCGCCGTTCCCGTCTACATGCCCGAGGCGATGGCGACGCTGTATGAGGACGCGCGCGTGACCATCGACGTCGTCGACGATCCCCTCTCGGACGCGATGTCGCTGGAGACGGAGTACGGAGTGCGGTTCGTGCTGCGCGAGAGCGCGAGCGGCGCCGCCGAGTAA
- a CDS encoding pilus assembly protein TadG-related protein — protein sequence MVPALLMLLRICVPSVDASGGNKGDALANLPLAQRSEEPHMNATLQGGVSAIRKRGSTSPDCNPEMRMGETSNVLNWERCLVFLRQVTRTCRVGHETKSTRGRRRLWCTKVDVSGMSTTRHASERGGTSVGVAGTLAGTLAMAALVIDGGQLFVTHAELQTVADLAAESAAKEIARVYMDEGREDFLSNSLTPAEKLRVAEAANQRALKNSAGGVSITVAPEDVKIGRWDNSTGQFIETNERVDAAAVTARRDDVSNGMVPGLFAGITGRDAFPVRSDAAARISGVRYLPPGSADFPVAIAKAWYKGKASPCSVQNTITFYPTGSTEGCAGWHTFEQAPASGSELKAILNGLRTNTFVSPEIDVQSTSFIFSGGTVTSAINELLALYNAKKNAAGEMPVLIPVYDRDDCSNPNGWIRIIGVARAVITKVLTAPDKRIEARVQCDVIELSESGGPDFGVLAGGPDLVR from the coding sequence ATGGTCCCCGCCTTGCTCATGCTGCTGCGGATCTGCGTGCCAAGCGTTGATGCGTCCGGTGGGAACAAGGGGGACGCTCTCGCGAATCTACCATTGGCGCAGCGATCCGAGGAGCCACACATGAACGCGACGTTGCAAGGGGGAGTGTCCGCGATCCGGAAACGCGGTAGCACGTCACCGGACTGCAATCCTGAAATGAGAATGGGTGAGACATCGAATGTCCTGAATTGGGAACGCTGTCTCGTTTTCTTGAGACAAGTAACACGCACTTGCCGGGTCGGCCATGAGACGAAAAGCACGCGAGGGCGAAGACGGCTTTGGTGCACCAAAGTCGACGTATCCGGAATGTCGACGACACGCCACGCGTCGGAACGCGGCGGAACATCCGTCGGTGTAGCCGGAACTCTTGCGGGGACGCTGGCGATGGCAGCGCTCGTCATCGACGGCGGTCAATTGTTCGTCACGCACGCCGAGCTGCAGACGGTAGCCGATCTTGCTGCGGAGTCGGCAGCCAAAGAGATCGCGCGCGTGTACATGGACGAGGGGCGGGAAGACTTCCTGAGCAACAGCCTGACGCCGGCCGAAAAGCTTCGAGTCGCGGAGGCAGCCAACCAGCGCGCGCTCAAGAACAGCGCCGGCGGCGTCTCAATCACCGTTGCTCCCGAGGACGTCAAGATCGGCCGGTGGGACAACTCGACCGGGCAGTTCATCGAAACCAACGAGCGCGTCGACGCAGCTGCCGTGACGGCGCGCCGAGACGACGTTTCCAACGGGATGGTGCCGGGACTCTTCGCAGGCATCACGGGCCGCGACGCTTTCCCGGTTCGCAGCGATGCGGCCGCGCGCATCAGCGGCGTGCGCTACCTGCCGCCCGGCAGCGCAGACTTTCCCGTGGCGATCGCCAAGGCCTGGTACAAGGGCAAGGCTTCGCCGTGCAGCGTTCAGAACACCATCACGTTCTATCCGACCGGCAGCACCGAGGGCTGCGCAGGCTGGCACACGTTCGAGCAGGCGCCGGCCAGCGGCTCGGAGCTGAAAGCCATCCTGAACGGCCTTCGAACGAACACCTTCGTCAGTCCCGAGATCGACGTGCAGAGCACCAGCTTCATCTTCAGCGGCGGTACCGTCACGAGCGCGATCAACGAGCTGCTCGCGTTGTACAACGCGAAGAAGAACGCCGCCGGGGAGATGCCCGTGCTGATCCCGGTTTACGATCGCGACGACTGCAGCAACCCCAACGGATGGATCCGCATCATCGGCGTCGCACGCGCCGTCATCACCAAGGTCCTGACGGCCCCCGACAAGCGCATCGAAGCGCGCGTGCAGTGTGACGTGATCGAGCTGTCCGAGAGCGGCGGGCCCGACTTCGGCGTGCTGGCCGGCGGCCCCGACCTCGTGCGTTAA
- a CDS encoding aldehyde dehydrogenase family protein gives MREFGLYINGQWEAAKGGKTAPTINPATEEPWANVAVADREDVRKAVAAAKKAHDSGVWRNKSPQERGEILQKVAAAIFERQDELAAAEVQDGGGTMRKAMSMDVPGAAQTFFHFGQFIQGDEYKAMLQEEYDETVPIPSHNLVVREPIGVTAGITPWNFPMIMGAWKIAPSIAAGNTCVIKPASVTPVTTLMLAEICTQAGVPAGVVNVVSGPGGTAGEELATHPDIGKVAFTGSTEVGKRIMQLGAGTLKKVTLELGGKSPNIILPDANLDTAALGALFGTFMHQGQICESGTRVLVHESIHDEFLEKMVEGIKRIKIGDTMDPTTGMGPLVNAQQRETVEKYVALGNEQGAKCVTGGKRPDGISKGYYFEPTIFDQVDNKMRIAQEEIFGPVVSVIRFKDEDEAVRIANDSVYGLGGAVWSANKERAVALARRIETGTVWVNDYHMINLRFPFGGYKQSGIGRELGKWGMAEYHQLKHIHVGEHTGPEGKFYFQMLLN, from the coding sequence ATGAGAGAGTTCGGCCTATACATCAACGGCCAATGGGAAGCCGCCAAGGGCGGCAAGACCGCACCCACCATCAATCCGGCCACCGAAGAGCCGTGGGCCAACGTCGCCGTCGCCGACCGTGAGGACGTCCGCAAGGCGGTGGCCGCCGCTAAGAAGGCCCACGACAGCGGGGTGTGGCGCAACAAATCGCCGCAGGAACGCGGCGAGATCCTGCAGAAAGTGGCCGCCGCCATCTTCGAGCGCCAGGACGAGCTGGCGGCCGCCGAGGTGCAGGACGGCGGCGGCACGATGCGCAAGGCCATGAGCATGGACGTCCCCGGCGCCGCGCAGACCTTCTTCCATTTCGGTCAGTTCATCCAGGGCGACGAGTACAAGGCGATGCTGCAGGAGGAGTACGACGAGACCGTTCCGATCCCGTCGCACAACCTGGTCGTGCGCGAGCCGATCGGCGTCACCGCCGGCATCACGCCGTGGAACTTCCCGATGATCATGGGCGCATGGAAGATCGCGCCGTCCATCGCGGCCGGCAACACCTGCGTCATCAAGCCCGCATCCGTTACGCCCGTGACCACGCTGATGCTGGCCGAGATCTGTACCCAGGCGGGTGTTCCGGCCGGCGTCGTCAATGTCGTCAGCGGCCCCGGCGGCACGGCCGGTGAGGAGCTGGCCACGCACCCGGACATCGGCAAGGTCGCCTTCACCGGTTCGACCGAGGTCGGCAAGCGCATCATGCAGCTCGGCGCCGGAACGTTGAAGAAGGTCACGCTCGAGCTCGGCGGCAAGTCGCCCAACATCATCCTGCCCGACGCGAACCTGGATACCGCGGCGCTGGGCGCGCTGTTCGGGACGTTCATGCATCAGGGACAGATCTGCGAGTCGGGTACGCGCGTGCTGGTGCACGAGTCCATCCACGACGAGTTCCTCGAGAAGATGGTCGAGGGCATCAAGCGCATCAAGATCGGCGACACGATGGATCCGACCACGGGCATGGGCCCGCTCGTGAATGCGCAGCAGCGCGAGACGGTCGAGAAATACGTCGCGCTCGGCAACGAGCAGGGCGCCAAGTGCGTCACCGGCGGCAAGCGCCCCGACGGCATCAGCAAGGGCTACTACTTCGAGCCGACGATCTTCGACCAGGTCGACAACAAGATGCGCATCGCGCAGGAGGAGATCTTCGGCCCGGTGGTCTCGGTCATCCGCTTCAAGGATGAGGATGAGGCCGTGCGCATCGCCAACGACTCGGTCTACGGCCTGGGCGGCGCCGTGTGGTCAGCCAACAAGGAGCGTGCGGTGGCGCTGGCGCGTCGCATCGAGACCGGCACGGTGTGGGTCAACGACTACCACATGATCAACCTGCGATTCCCGTTCGGCGGCTACAAGCAGAGCGGAATCGGCCGCGAGCTCGGCAAGTGGGGCATGGCCGAGTACCACCAGCTCAAGCACATCCACGTCGGCGAGCACACCGGCCCCGAAGGCAAGTTCTACTTCCAGATGCTCCTCAACTGA
- the smpB gene encoding SsrA-binding protein SmpB encodes MAKPAKGSKAATGRIAENRKARFNYAIEETLEAGIVLTGTEVRSARAGGVNLSDSYVRIQGGEAWLLNCRISPYPPAGRFNHDPLRERKLLLHRRQIDRLDGRSRTEGYTLVVTRMYFDEKGRLKAEVGLGRGKKLYDKRASAREKDAKREIERAMRHRG; translated from the coding sequence ATGGCCAAGCCGGCAAAGGGATCCAAAGCGGCCACGGGACGCATCGCCGAGAACCGAAAGGCGCGGTTCAACTATGCCATCGAGGAGACTCTGGAGGCGGGAATCGTTCTGACCGGAACCGAAGTGCGCTCGGCGCGCGCCGGCGGCGTCAACCTCTCGGACTCGTACGTTCGCATCCAGGGCGGCGAGGCGTGGCTTCTCAACTGCCGCATCTCTCCGTATCCACCGGCCGGCCGCTTCAACCACGACCCGTTGCGCGAGCGCAAGCTGCTGCTGCACCGCCGCCAGATCGACCGGCTCGACGGCCGCAGCCGCACCGAAGGCTACACGCTGGTGGTGACGCGGATGTATTTCGACGAAAAGGGCCGCCTCAAGGCCGAGGTCGGCCTGGGCCGCGGAAAAAAGCTCTACGACAAGCGCGCCAGTGCGCGCGAGAAGGACGCCAAGCGCGAGATCGAGCGGGCGATGCGCCACCGCGGGTGA
- a CDS encoding class I SAM-dependent methyltransferase: MDAPAQAQESLAPRLEVSCSVCGTADYRLIASAHELEAQREYLIRFHRRRLRPPDRPDAAHGQRPAAADAVAPDAAHEQRPAAADGVAHDTGPKQRTARDGQSAPESTATAHDSVDDSALEERADFTQNYATNIVACTLCGLILRHPRPPADAIAAAYAADTYGEERLAALYQSQVELFRPKAQRLQRLLGSRRDPVVLEIGSFVGGFLAAARELGWSAFGIDPGQEVVEFCAKRGLSVLREEVESCEFPAAGADCIAIWNTFDQLPNPHPILRSVRHSLRPGGILAVRVPCGPCFEHAMRWLRRAPHALHAPVLAALAWNNLLSFPYLHGYSLATLDRLMGQYELERVGFTADVLTRLADDQTRPWAACEERVLKGAWRAAARAAAAIAPERAADRTPWFDAYYRMPARAS; encoded by the coding sequence ATGGACGCGCCCGCGCAGGCCCAGGAGAGTCTGGCGCCCCGGCTCGAAGTCTCCTGCAGCGTGTGCGGGACCGCCGACTACCGGCTGATCGCCAGCGCGCATGAGCTCGAGGCTCAGCGGGAATACCTCATCCGGTTCCACCGCCGCCGCCTGCGCCCGCCCGACCGGCCCGACGCGGCGCATGGGCAACGCCCGGCGGCAGCCGACGCCGTCGCGCCCGACGCGGCGCATGAGCAACGCCCGGCGGCAGCCGACGGCGTCGCGCACGACACGGGGCCGAAGCAGCGAACCGCGCGCGACGGGCAGAGCGCGCCCGAGAGCACGGCGACCGCGCACGACAGCGTGGACGACTCCGCGCTCGAGGAGCGCGCCGACTTCACGCAGAACTACGCGACCAACATCGTCGCGTGCACGCTCTGCGGCCTGATCCTGCGCCACCCGCGTCCGCCTGCCGACGCCATAGCCGCGGCCTATGCGGCCGATACGTACGGCGAGGAGCGCCTTGCCGCGCTGTACCAGTCGCAGGTCGAGCTGTTCCGCCCCAAGGCGCAGCGGCTGCAGCGGCTGCTAGGGTCGCGCCGCGATCCGGTGGTGCTGGAGATCGGCAGCTTCGTTGGCGGCTTTCTGGCGGCTGCGCGCGAGCTCGGCTGGAGCGCATTCGGCATCGATCCTGGACAGGAGGTGGTGGAGTTCTGTGCGAAGCGCGGGCTGTCGGTGCTTCGCGAGGAGGTCGAAAGCTGCGAGTTCCCCGCCGCCGGCGCCGACTGCATCGCCATCTGGAACACGTTCGATCAGCTTCCCAATCCGCATCCGATCCTGCGCTCGGTGCGCCATTCCCTGAGGCCGGGAGGAATCCTGGCCGTTCGCGTTCCGTGCGGTCCGTGTTTCGAGCACGCGATGCGCTGGCTGCGCCGGGCGCCGCATGCGCTGCATGCGCCCGTGCTGGCCGCGCTGGCGTGGAACAACCTGCTGTCGTTCCCGTATCTGCACGGGTACTCGCTGGCCACGCTGGACCGGCTGATGGGACAGTACGAGCTCGAGCGCGTCGGTTTCACCGCCGACGTGCTCACGCGCCTGGCCGATGATCAGACCCGACCATGGGCGGCGTGCGAGGAACGCGTCCTCAAGGGCGCTTGGCGCGCCGCTGCGCGCGCAGCCGCAGCGATCGCACCCGAGCGGGCCGCGGATCGGACGCCGTGGTTCGACGCCTACTACCGCATGCCCGCCCGGGCCTCCTGA